From the Priestia aryabhattai genome, one window contains:
- a CDS encoding branched-chain amino acid aminotransferase, translating to MTTYSIDVTLSQTKKEKPQSDQLQFGKIFTDHMFIMDYTEGQGWHDARIVPYQPITLDPASMIFHYGQSVFEGLKAYVTKKEQVLLFRPDENFKRLNKSNDRLCIPHVDEDLALEALKQLIKIDREWIPTAEGTSLYIRPFVIATEPYLGVAPSDRYQFIIILSPVGSYYKEGIAPVKIAVESEFVRAVAGGTGTAKTGGNYASSLKAQQLSDSKGYSQVLWLDGVERKYIEEVGSMNIFFKINGEVVTPSVNGSILEGITRKSIIELLKHWNMPVTERRISMEEIKQAYSEGKLEEAFGTGTAAVISPIGELFWNNEKMVINGGNTGEVSQKLYDTLTGIQNGTVEDPFGWAVEVE from the coding sequence ATGACAACTTATTCAATCGATGTAACACTAAGTCAAACAAAAAAAGAAAAGCCGCAATCTGATCAATTGCAATTCGGGAAAATCTTCACGGACCACATGTTCATTATGGATTATACAGAAGGCCAAGGATGGCACGATGCTCGTATTGTGCCTTATCAACCTATCACATTAGATCCGGCATCTATGATCTTTCATTACGGGCAGTCTGTTTTTGAAGGGCTAAAAGCATATGTAACAAAAAAAGAGCAAGTATTATTATTTAGACCAGATGAGAACTTCAAACGTTTAAATAAATCAAACGATCGTCTTTGTATTCCTCATGTTGATGAAGACTTAGCGCTAGAAGCGTTAAAACAGCTGATTAAAATTGACCGCGAATGGATTCCTACTGCTGAAGGTACATCACTATACATTCGCCCATTTGTCATCGCAACAGAGCCATACTTAGGAGTAGCGCCATCTGACCGCTATCAATTTATCATTATTCTATCTCCAGTTGGTTCCTATTATAAAGAAGGTATCGCTCCTGTAAAAATTGCGGTTGAAAGCGAATTTGTTCGTGCCGTAGCAGGAGGGACAGGGACAGCTAAAACAGGTGGAAACTATGCTTCAAGCTTAAAAGCTCAGCAGCTTTCTGACTCAAAAGGCTATTCACAAGTGCTGTGGTTAGACGGGGTTGAACGTAAGTACATTGAAGAAGTAGGAAGCATGAATATTTTCTTCAAAATCAATGGAGAAGTGGTAACGCCATCTGTGAACGGAAGTATTTTGGAAGGAATTACGCGTAAATCCATCATTGAGTTGCTAAAACACTGGAATATGCCTGTAACTGAGCGTCGTATTTCTATGGAAGAAATTAAGCAAGCCTATTCCGAAGGCAAACTAGAAGAGGCATTTGGAACAGGGACAGCTGCAGTTATTTCTCCAATTGGCGAACTATTTTGGAATAACGAGAAAATGGTAATCAACGGTGGAAATACAGGAGAAGTATCACAAAAACTGTATGACACTCTAACAGGTATTCAAAATGGTACAGTAGAAGACCCTTTCGGCTGGGCAGTGGAAGTAGAATAA
- a CDS encoding manganese-dependent inorganic pyrophosphatase codes for MAKTLIFGHKNPDTDTICSAIAYADLKNKLGVDAEPVRLGDINGETQFALEKFNAELPRFVDEVSKETNEVILVDHNERQQSANDIDQVRVLEVIDHHRIANFETADPLYYRAEPVGCTATILNKMYKENGVEIQPNIAGLMLSAIISDSLLFKSPTCTDQDVTAAKELAEIAGVDAEEYGLAMLKAGADLGDKTALQLISLDAKEFSMGTSKVEIAQVNAIDVNDVLVRKVELEEAITKTIEEKGLQLFLLVVTDILNSNSTALALGSAASKVEEAYNVTLENNTAVLEGVVSRKKQVVPVLTSVFA; via the coding sequence ATGGCAAAAACGTTAATTTTTGGACATAAAAATCCTGACACAGATACAATCTGTTCTGCAATTGCATACGCTGATTTAAAAAATAAATTAGGTGTAGACGCTGAACCCGTTCGCTTAGGTGATATTAACGGTGAAACGCAATTTGCTCTTGAAAAGTTCAACGCTGAATTACCACGTTTTGTTGATGAAGTATCTAAAGAAACGAATGAAGTTATTTTAGTAGATCACAACGAACGCCAACAAAGTGCAAACGATATTGATCAAGTGCGTGTGCTTGAAGTAATCGATCATCACCGTATTGCAAACTTTGAAACGGCAGATCCTTTATACTATCGTGCAGAGCCAGTTGGATGTACGGCAACAATCTTAAACAAGATGTATAAAGAAAACGGCGTAGAAATCCAACCTAACATCGCAGGTCTTATGCTATCAGCTATCATTTCTGATTCTTTATTATTCAAATCACCAACTTGCACAGATCAAGACGTTACAGCTGCTAAAGAATTAGCGGAAATTGCAGGCGTAGATGCAGAAGAGTACGGATTAGCAATGCTGAAAGCTGGAGCTGACTTAGGCGATAAAACAGCTTTACAATTAATTTCATTAGATGCTAAAGAATTCAGCATGGGCACAAGCAAAGTTGAAATTGCGCAAGTGAATGCAATCGACGTAAATGACGTTTTAGTACGCAAAGTTGAATTAGAAGAAGCAATTACTAAAACAATCGAAGAAAAAGGATTACAACTATTCCTTTTAGTTGTTACAGACATTTTAAACAGCAACTCTACTGCATTAGCATTAGGTTCTGCTGCTTCAAAAGTAGAAGAAGCATACAACGTAACGCTTGAAAACAATACAGCTGTCTTAGAAGGCGTTGTATCACGTAAAAAACAAGTAGTACCTGTATTAACATCTGTATTTGCTTAA
- a CDS encoding alpha/beta hydrolase, whose translation MKQSFYYRGHQEKEIFAQKWKIENKSAKGVVQIAHGMAEHIGRYEYFADVLTQNGYIVYGNDHRGHGQTALKDEEKRFFSEENGFDTVVFDMITLTKRIVTENPNLPVFLFGHSMGSFLTRRYIQLNTEHIHGVVLSGTGSIPSLSLQGGIIAAKIEKKRKGLRSASPLLDKLSFGQYNKSFHPARTPFDWLSQDNKAVDLYVNDPYCGGVFTAGFFYDLLTGIKQISNLAHIKLVPSNLPIYLVSGEHDPVGNYTKGVLKVYNDFKKAGLQDVSYRFFTQCRHELLNELNKDEVIEDILNWLNVQIDKKTVRV comes from the coding sequence ATGAAACAATCCTTTTACTACAGAGGTCATCAGGAAAAAGAAATATTTGCACAAAAATGGAAAATTGAAAATAAATCTGCAAAAGGCGTTGTCCAAATAGCGCATGGGATGGCCGAACATATTGGACGCTATGAATACTTTGCTGATGTATTAACTCAAAATGGATATATTGTCTATGGGAATGATCACCGCGGTCACGGTCAAACAGCTTTAAAAGATGAAGAAAAACGTTTTTTTTCTGAAGAAAATGGTTTTGACACCGTGGTTTTCGATATGATTACTTTAACTAAACGCATTGTAACGGAAAATCCTAACCTCCCAGTTTTTCTATTTGGTCACAGCATGGGGTCTTTTCTAACGAGAAGATATATTCAATTAAATACAGAGCATATTCATGGTGTGGTGCTCTCAGGTACTGGCAGCATTCCTTCCCTTTCACTGCAGGGTGGCATAATAGCTGCAAAAATAGAGAAAAAAAGAAAAGGCTTACGATCTGCTAGTCCATTGCTTGATAAACTTTCTTTTGGACAGTACAACAAATCATTTCATCCTGCTCGAACCCCTTTTGATTGGTTAAGTCAGGATAATAAAGCTGTAGATTTATATGTAAATGACCCTTATTGCGGAGGGGTTTTCACAGCAGGATTTTTCTATGACTTATTAACAGGAATCAAACAAATCTCTAATTTAGCTCATATAAAGTTAGTACCATCAAATCTGCCTATTTACTTAGTGTCTGGAGAACATGATCCAGTAGGCAACTATACAAAAGGCGTACTAAAAGTATATAACGACTTTAAAAAAGCAGGATTGCAGGATGTAAGCTACCGTTTTTTTACACAGTGCCGTCATGAATTGCTTAATGAATTAAATAAAGATGAAGTGATAGAAGATATACTAAATTGGCTTAACGTGCAAATAGACAAAAAAACAGTTCGTGTTTAG
- the ilvD gene encoding dihydroxy-acid dehydratase, which produces MAELRSNMIKKGFDRAPHRSLLRAAGVKEEDFGKPFIAVVNSYIDIVPGHVHLQEFGKIVKDAIREAGGVPFEMNTIGVDDGIAMGHIGMRYSLPSREIIADSVETVVSAHWFDGMVCIPNCDKITPGMLMASLRLNIPTVFVSGGPMKAGVTSDGRKISLSSVFEGVGAHQAGKLDDKGLLELEQFGCPTCGSCSGMFTANSMNCLAEALGLALPGNGTILAVAPERKEFVKKSAKQLMELIKLDLKPRDIVTEKAIDNAFALDMALGGSTNTVLHTLALANEAEIDYPLERINEVAERVPHLAKLAPASDVFIEDLHEAGGVSAALNELSKKEGALHLDTMTVTGKTLGENIAGCDVKDYNVIHPIDKPFTEKGGLAVLFGNLAPDGAIIKTGGVQDGITRHEGPAIVFESQDEALHGIANGKVKEGHVVVIRYEGPKGGPGMPEMLAPTSQIMGMGLGAKVALLTDGRFSGASRGLSIGHASPEAAEGGPLAFVEDGDHIVIDIEDRSMNVQVSPDVWEERKANWKGFEPKVKKGYLARYSKLVTSASTGGIMKI; this is translated from the coding sequence GTGGCAGAATTAAGAAGTAACATGATCAAAAAAGGATTCGACAGAGCACCGCACCGCAGCCTACTGCGTGCAGCTGGTGTAAAAGAAGAGGATTTCGGCAAACCGTTTATTGCGGTTGTCAATTCATATATTGATATTGTACCAGGTCATGTTCACTTACAAGAGTTTGGTAAAATCGTAAAAGATGCGATTCGCGAAGCTGGTGGCGTACCTTTTGAAATGAACACTATCGGTGTAGATGATGGTATTGCGATGGGACATATCGGTATGCGTTATTCATTACCAAGTCGTGAAATCATTGCTGACTCAGTTGAAACGGTAGTATCTGCTCACTGGTTTGATGGAATGGTATGTATTCCAAATTGTGATAAAATTACGCCTGGGATGTTAATGGCTTCATTACGTCTGAATATTCCGACAGTTTTTGTTAGCGGCGGACCAATGAAGGCTGGCGTAACGAGTGACGGTCGTAAGATTTCTCTTTCTTCAGTATTTGAAGGCGTAGGAGCTCATCAAGCAGGTAAACTTGATGATAAAGGATTGCTTGAATTAGAACAATTCGGCTGTCCGACATGCGGATCTTGTTCAGGAATGTTTACAGCAAACTCGATGAACTGCTTAGCTGAAGCGTTAGGACTTGCTTTACCTGGAAATGGTACAATCTTAGCAGTGGCTCCTGAACGTAAGGAATTTGTTAAAAAATCAGCTAAACAGCTTATGGAATTAATTAAATTAGATTTAAAACCACGTGATATTGTAACAGAAAAAGCAATCGACAACGCATTTGCTTTAGACATGGCGTTAGGTGGTTCTACAAATACAGTCCTTCACACGCTGGCTCTTGCGAATGAAGCTGAAATTGATTACCCGTTAGAGCGTATCAATGAAGTCGCAGAACGCGTTCCTCACTTGGCAAAACTCGCTCCGGCTTCGGATGTATTTATTGAAGACTTACATGAAGCAGGAGGCGTATCGGCTGCTTTAAACGAGCTATCTAAAAAAGAAGGTGCACTTCATTTAGATACGATGACGGTCACTGGAAAAACGCTAGGCGAAAACATTGCAGGATGCGATGTAAAGGATTATAACGTTATTCATCCAATCGATAAGCCGTTCACAGAAAAAGGTGGACTTGCTGTATTATTTGGTAACTTAGCTCCAGATGGCGCGATTATTAAAACGGGCGGTGTTCAAGACGGTATTACTCGTCACGAAGGACCAGCAATTGTATTTGAGTCTCAAGACGAGGCGCTGCACGGTATTGCTAACGGCAAAGTAAAAGAAGGACATGTCGTAGTCATTCGTTATGAAGGACCAAAAGGCGGCCCGGGAATGCCTGAAATGTTAGCTCCAACTTCTCAAATCATGGGAATGGGACTAGGTGCAAAAGTAGCTCTATTAACGGACGGACGCTTCTCTGGCGCTTCTCGTGGATTATCAATTGGTCACGCATCTCCAGAAGCTGCTGAAGGCGGCCCGCTAGCATTTGTAGAAGATGGCGACCACATCGTGATTGACATTGAAGATCGTTCGATGAATGTTCAAGTTTCTCCAGATGTTTGGGAAGAACGAAAAGCAAACTGGAAAGGCTTTGAGCCAAAAGTGAAAAAAGGCTATCTTGCAAGATATTCTAAACTTGTAACTTCTGCAAGCACAGGCGGAATTATGAAAATCTGA
- a CDS encoding GNAT family N-acetyltransferase, with amino-acid sequence MKIKHVTTKEQLEDVFHIRKTVFVEEQGVPLEDEFDEHEETAKHMLIYYNNEPAASGRFRIVDGFAKIERICVLKEFRKYGLGKEVVTSLEEAAKKEGLTQAMLHGQVQAESFYHKLGYKTVSDVFMEDGIPHIIMKKEFTF; translated from the coding sequence ATGAAAATTAAGCATGTTACAACAAAAGAGCAGCTTGAAGACGTATTTCATATACGTAAAACAGTGTTTGTTGAAGAACAAGGAGTGCCGTTAGAAGATGAATTTGATGAACATGAAGAAACGGCAAAACATATGTTGATTTATTATAACAACGAACCAGCTGCTTCTGGAAGATTCCGCATAGTAGACGGTTTCGCCAAAATAGAGCGGATATGTGTATTAAAAGAATTTAGAAAATATGGACTTGGAAAAGAAGTGGTGACCAGCTTAGAAGAAGCAGCGAAAAAGGAAGGCTTAACTCAAGCAATGCTTCACGGTCAAGTTCAAGCTGAATCATTTTATCATAAATTAGGGTATAAGACTGTTTCTGATGTATTTATGGAAGACGGTATTCCACACATTATAATGAAAAAAGAATTTACGTTTTAA
- a CDS encoding DUF4240 domain-containing protein: MQITLVYKDEQSNKFWKVERRDRKLVIHFGKVDTAGRMQVKEFASAEACEAEAEKLIRAKLKKGYKPLTCSMHVMKDSTMSEALFWELIKKAKTKLDVDEQMEWLRSTLAKRSEKDIFRFDQLLNQHFDHSYTSSLWAAAYIVMGGCSDDCFDYFRAWLLYQGKDIYYKAIESPETMISVFKPLEAEGYAPQLEELLSVACEAYEEKTGLDNDYYYDKYDQFDPMWYDEQDLDLDWDEDDEDGLQMRFPVLWSRYWNNHLEY, translated from the coding sequence ATGCAAATAACCTTAGTGTATAAAGATGAGCAATCGAATAAATTTTGGAAAGTTGAAAGAAGAGACCGCAAGTTAGTGATTCACTTTGGAAAAGTTGATACAGCTGGCCGCATGCAAGTAAAAGAGTTTGCTTCCGCAGAAGCTTGTGAAGCGGAAGCTGAAAAGCTGATTCGTGCAAAATTGAAGAAAGGATATAAGCCTTTAACTTGTTCGATGCACGTAATGAAAGACAGCACGATGTCAGAGGCTCTCTTTTGGGAACTGATAAAAAAGGCGAAGACAAAATTAGATGTCGACGAGCAAATGGAATGGCTCCGCTCCACGCTAGCAAAGCGTTCTGAAAAGGACATTTTCCGCTTTGATCAGCTATTAAATCAGCATTTTGATCACTCCTATACTTCTTCATTGTGGGCAGCAGCTTATATTGTAATGGGCGGTTGTTCAGATGATTGTTTTGATTATTTTAGAGCGTGGCTTTTATATCAAGGGAAAGACATATATTATAAAGCAATTGAATCTCCTGAGACGATGATTTCTGTATTTAAACCACTAGAAGCAGAAGGCTATGCTCCTCAATTAGAAGAATTACTTTCTGTAGCGTGTGAAGCTTATGAAGAAAAAACAGGTTTAGATAACGACTACTATTATGATAAATATGACCAGTTTGATCCAATGTGGTACGATGAGCAAGATTTGGATCTTGATTGGGATGAAGATGATGAGGATGGTTTACAGATGCGATTCCCTGTGCTTTGGAGTCGCTATTGGAACAATCATCTCGAATATTAA